The Candidatus Methylomirabilota bacterium DNA segment GACACTTGGCGGCCGCGCCTTTCACCTCCGGGGGCGCCACCACCGACATCAACCGGCTGACGCTTCCAAGGAAATCGACCGGCGGATAGTGATTCCGCTCGGCCAACTCCCTGGTCAGGACGATATGACCGTCCAGGATGGCCCGCGCATGATCGGCCACCGGCTCGTTCATATCATCCCCCTCCACCAGGATCGTATAGAGTCCCGTGATGCTGCCGCCGTGATCCGCCGTCCCGGCCCGCTCCAAGAGCCCGGGCAGCATGGCAAATGCCGAGGGTGGATAGCCTCGCGTCGTCGGAGGCTCTCCGACCGACAGGCCGATTTCTCGTTGAGCCAGCGCGAAGCGCGTCAGGCTGTCCATCATCAGGACCACGTGCTTCCCCTGATCCCGAAAATATTCGGCGATCGCCGTCGCGACGAAGGCCGCCTGTCGCCGCAGCAGCGACGGCTCATTGGAGGTCGCCACCACCACCACCGAACGCCTCAATCCCTCTTCGCCCAACTCGTTGGCAATAAACTCCCGGACCTCCCGCCCTCGCTCTCCCACCAGGGCAATGACATTCACATCGGCCTCGGTGTAGCGGGCGATCATGCCGAGCAGCGTGCTCTTGCCGACGCCGCTCCCGGCAAAGATGCCGACGCGCTGTCCTTTACCGCAGGTGAGCAATCCGTCGATCACCCGGATCCCGGTCGAAAGCGGTTGGATGATCGGCGCGCGCGTCATGGGCGAGGGGGGTTCGCGATGAACGGAACAGCGGGCCTCACCCTCTACCGGGGCCTTGCCGTCGATCGGCCGGCCGAGGCCGTTGACGACGCGACCCAGCATCGATCGGCCCACCGGAACCTCAAACGGCCGACCGGTCGCGATGACCTCGCTTCCGGGACGGATGCCGTGAATCTCCCCAAGCGGCATCAAAAGCAGGATCTCCCCGTGAAATCCCACCACCTCCGCCCACACGTCGTGGCGTCCCGCCGAACGGATTCGACACAACTCGCCGATAGACGCCTCTTGCCCCACCGCCTCGACCACCAGGCCAACCACCTTGGTAACCTTGCCGAGTGATCGGATGAGGTTAGCCTTCGCGATACGAGCACGGGCACGATCCCAATCGAACCGCGCATCGCTCATCAGATCTCATCCCTTCCGAGCAGACGGGCCGCTTCCTGAAGCTGACTCTCCACGCGCGCGTCGACGAGACCGGTCTCAACCTCCACCACACAACCCCAGGAAGCGATCGCAGGATCGGGGATAAGACGGGTCGACTCCTGCGAACCGAGCAGTTCTGCGCGATGCTCCATCAGCAGCTCGTAATCGCCGGGGTTGATCCGCACGGTGATCACCTTTCGGCTTCCGGCGACCTCCAGGGCCGATCGGACGAATTGTGCGGCCGCATCGCGGCGCGCGCCTAATTCCGACCGAAGCACCCGC contains these protein-coding regions:
- a CDS encoding EscN/YscN/HrcN family type III secretion system ATPase is translated as MSDARFDWDRARARIAKANLIRSLGKVTKVVGLVVEAVGQEASIGELCRIRSAGRHDVWAEVVGFHGEILLLMPLGEIHGIRPGSEVIATGRPFEVPVGRSMLGRVVNGLGRPIDGKAPVEGEARCSVHREPPSPMTRAPIIQPLSTGIRVIDGLLTCGKGQRVGIFAGSGVGKSTLLGMIARYTEADVNVIALVGERGREVREFIANELGEEGLRRSVVVVATSNEPSLLRRQAAFVATAIAEYFRDQGKHVVLMMDSLTRFALAQREIGLSVGEPPTTRGYPPSAFAMLPGLLERAGTADHGGSITGLYTILVEGDDMNEPVADHARAILDGHIVLTRELAERNHYPPVDFLGSVSRLMSVVAPPEVKGAAAKCRELLAAHRQAQDLINIGAYVSGSNPKVDEALRHMTRIEAFLRQSPDERSDFAGMMERLVGLFAPEVGAEPTPRRTRRDPRAEASYLSAASTAQGGMAATHVVA